The genomic DNA AGGTAACGAAGTTCATTTCGTTCAACTTCTACCTGGAGATCCTGTACGACAAGTACGACAACACGGTGGTTCCGATCGTGGACGACAATGGCGCGCTGACCAACGCGGGTGCGATTGATTTCAGCGTGCGCAAGAAGGGGCAGTTCAAGCAGACCTTCGGCGTGGGGCTCTCGTACACGTTCAAGTAGGCGATCTGGACAAGCGGCGAGAAAAGGCAAGGGCCACCCGGTTGCGGGTGGCCCTTTGCGCTGTAAACCCCTGGGAGACCTGTCTCCCTAGAGCTTCGTAAACTCGACACGGCGGTTCATGGCGCGTCCTTCGGCCCTGGCGTTGTCCGAGACCGGCCTGGTGTCGCCCATACCGTCGGTCTTGAACCGGTCCGCCGCGATCTTGAACTGGTCCGAAAGCACCTTCGCGACCGCCGCGGCGCGCCGCTTCGACAGGTCGAGGTTCTCGTCTTCCTTGCCCTGGTTGTCGGTGTGGCCGGTGATCTCCACCTTCACCGCCGGGCTCTTCTCCATGTACGCCGCGATCTGGCGCAGCACCGGCGCCGACTCCGCCTGCACCACGTCGGAGCCGCTGTCAAAATAGATGCCGTAGGTAACGAGCTTGCCGTCGGCGAAGGGGTCCGCGACCGGCTTGTTGCCCTCGGCAAAGCGCACGTTGGTGATCATCGGCTGCCGGTCCGACCAGAGCCGGAAGCTGAACCCGTTGGGCGCCCCGGGTTCGGGGTTGATCTCGGGTACGTTGGCGAGGCGCTGGCGGTCGACATACACCTTCAGGGCAGGCCCGCGGGCCATGAACATGACGTGGTGGACGCGGCCCCACACGTCCGGTCCGTCGAGAGGCGTGTTCGAGAATATCTCGCCGGTGGTAAACGCGAGGTTTCTGCCCGACATGGGGAAGACCGCGTTCCACACCATCGTCTCGTCGTGCAGGCCGGTCACCGTGAGCACGTTGCCCGAGGGCTGGTCGCAGAAGAAGTCGAGCTCGAGCGTCCAGTACTCGGGCAGCTCCGGCATGGGCGGGAGTTTCATGCGGATGTCGCTGTCGCTGCTGGTGCAACGCATCCAGCGCTCGCCGTTCCGTTCCGCCACTTCGAAGGTGCCGGTCTTCAGCTTCCAGTTGGCGGGGAACTCGCCCAGCTCGTCCCGGGTGAAGTCGTCAAAGAAGAGCACCTTGTCGCCGGGGACGAAGTCGAACTTGGTGGACACGCCGGAGATGTCTCCGCTGCCCGATGCGGTTTCCGCCGGCGCTGCCTTGCCGTCGGCGGGGGGTGCCGTGGATTCGCCGGTGGTGGTCTTGCTCGGGTCGGCCTTGTTGAGGGCGTCGCCCGCGGCCTTGTTGGCCGTGTCGCCGGCCTTTTTCTTGAGCTTGTCGCCAAGACCGGCGCGGGAAACGGTCGCGGCGGAGACCGCCGTCACCACCAACAGGGCGAGGACGAAGGGGAGAACCTTCCGGAAGCCAGTCATGAGGACCACCTTGCTTTGAAGCGGCGGCCCGAGGGGTCAGGAACGACGGCCGATGGGGTTGGGCAACGGATGGATGCGGCCATGGGTGCCTGGTGCCTCGGGGCCGGTTGGGCGTTCTACTCCGAGACAGAAAGACGCTGCCAGGTTGGACGGACGCGTGGGTGCCGCGTCACGAGGATTCTGCGGGGACTGAAAACTGGCCAGCTAATCTCCTTCCAGCAGACGGAACGTGGTGGCGCGGCTCACCCGCCGCGACGACGCGCCGTCCCTGACCGTCACTTCCAGCTTGAACTCACCGGGCCACAGGTTCTGTGTGCTGGCCGACACATGGACGACGTCATCCGGTCCCGGCGCCACCGCCTCGAAGAGCGAGCGAACCTGCAACGGTTCCTCGTGGCTGATGAACCTCTTCCAGATGCTCCGCGGCCGCGCGCTCATGGGCGTGATGGCGTATTCCACGGTGTAGGAATGTGCCCCGTCGGCATCCGTTCCCAGATGATAGACCTCGAAGTACACCGGCACCGGCGCGCCCAGCCGGTAGCAGGCCGACGGACGCGGCACCACTTCCAGCGGACCGCGGTTGAACGGCGAGGCCTCGCGCGCGGCCCCGATGGCCCGGGCGAGTGCGAGATCACTCATCGCGGGGGTCTCCTCCATGTCCGGGCAGCCGACGGTGCGCCGCAGAGAGGTAAAACGTCCGCTCCCACTCTCGCGCACCGTCACCGCCATCCGGTAGGCGCCGGGCGGGAGTGTCAGGCTGGTCTGATTGACGACGGTGCACACCGAGTCCTCAACCAGTGACCATGTGCCCACCGAGTCGGTGCGTGCGTGCCGCACGATTTCGTGCCCCGCCGCATCCCAGAACACGGTGGTGGTGACGAACCGGCGTGAATATGAATCGCCGCTGGGCGGCGTCACGCTGGATTCGAACTCGGTGTTCACGTCGACGCGATCCACGCCATCGCCACCCCGGAAACTGTGCACCGCGAAGTTCATGGGAACGCGCATGGCTGCGAAGTCGAACGGGTACACCACCGGAGTCTTCTCCACGACATCGTAGTAGCGGTACACGCGCTTCATGAAGTCGTCGTAGCCCTTCTCCACGAACGGTGGTGGCAGGTACGCGAACACCAGCGCTTCCGCGTCCACGGTCATGTAGTCCATGGGCCGGTCCGGATTCCATTCGCTGGCGAGGTTGCGGCGGTCGCTGCGCGCCCGCGCCCCCACCGGTGTCTGCACGCCCTCCAGGTACAGAAAGTAGCGCCCGCTGCCGGTGGGATCGGTGAAGCGCGCAAACATGTCGAACTGCGGGTAGTACCAGTACTCCTGCGCTGCAATATAGATGCCCGCCACCACGTCGGCGGGGACACGGCCGTACGACGCCGGCCCTCCGTAACGGATGAACACCTCGCCGCGGTCGTCCCATCCCGGCCAGGCGCCACGGGCAAAGTGCTCGCGGGCCACGTCCACCCGGTGCTCGTGTTCCACGCGCGCCTCGTTCTGCGGCGACGTGTAGTCGGGATCGCGTGGCGCCCACCAGGCGTCGATCCAGGTTCGGCAGCGGTGGTTCTCCGGGGTGGAGAGGAGGGCGGCCAGGTCGTCCGGCGCGAGGAGGTACTGCAGCGCCGCGATCTCCTGCACGAGGGACGGGGAGAGAGATGCCGAACGTTCGCGGACGTCTTCGCGGGAGAGTTTCTTGAGACGCGTGGGGTGGGCGTCCCTCGCGGCGAATCCCGCCACGACAACCAGGGCGGTCAGCACGGTGACAATGCGGATCCGGACCACACTCGCACCTCCGAGGTCAGGGGCGCTCACCGCCGGACGGAGGGGTCTGCCGCGGGGGTCCGGGGGACGCAGACAATATAGTCATGGTTTCCCGCTTCGTCGAGACCCGCCGTTGCGCGCACCCCGTGGTATTTCCCGCCCGGGTCGGCTACAATGGCCGGGACGGCCGCAATCCGGCCACCTGCTGGCAATAAAGAGGAGACATCCATGTCCAAGTATCGCATCGAGAAAGATTCCCTCGGGGAGATGCGCATCCCCGAGACCGCCTACTACGGCGCCCAGACCGCACGCGCGGTGGAGAATTTTCCCATCAGCGGGATCACCTTCCCGCGCCATTTCATCCGCGCGCTCGGCATCATCAAGCGCGCGTGTGCGCGCGCCAACGTGGAGCTGGGCGACCTGGATCCCAAGATCGGCGACGCCATCGCCGCGGCGGCCACCGAGGTTATCGAAGGCAAGCTCGACGCCGAGTTCCCGCTCGACATCTACCAGACCGGCAGCGGCACCTCGACCAACATGAACGCAAACGAGGTCATCGCCAACCGCGCCGCGGAGATCATGGGCAAGGAGCGTGGTCACAAGTCCATCCATCCCAACGATCACGTCAACATGAGCCAGTCCTCCAACGATGTGATCCCCACCGCGATCCACGTGGCGGCGGCGTACGCCATCACGCGCGAACTGGTTCCCGCGCTGGAACACCTGGGCCTGACCCTGGAGGCCAAGGCGGAGCAGTTCGATGACGTGGTGAAGTCCGGGCGCACGCACATGATGGACGCCACCCCGGTGCGGCTGGGCCAGGAATTCGAGGGCTACGAGCGCCAGGTGTCCAACGCGGTGGAGCGGGCGAGCCGCGCGCGCGACGCGTTGCTCGAGCTCGCGCTGGGCGGCACCGCGGTCGGCACCGGCATCAACCGGCGCAAGAACTTCCCGCAGACCGCCATCAAGTACATCAACGAGGACACGGGGCTGGGGTTCTTCGAGGCCATGGACCACTTCGAGGCACAGGGTGCCAAGGATGCGTGCGTCGAGGCCTCCGGCCACATGAAGACCATGGCGGTGAGCCTCAGCAAGATCGCCAACGACATCCGCCTGCTGTCGTCGGGTCCGCGCACGGGCATCGCGGAAATCACCCTGCCCAGCATCCAGCCGGGAAGCTCCATCATGCCCGGCAAGATCAACCCGGTGATCTGCGAATCCGTCACCATGGTGAGCGCGCAGGTCATCGGGAACGACGCCGCCATCACGCTGGGCGGGATGGGCAGCTACCTCGAACTCAACGTCATGATGCCGCTGATCGCGTACAACCTGCTCGAGTCGGTGCGCCTGTTGAGCAACGTGAGCCGCGTGTTCGCGGACAAGTGCATCTCCGGTATCACCGCCAATGAGTCGCGGGCCCGCGAACTGGTTGAGCTCAATCTGTCGACCTGCACCGCGCTGGCGCCGAAGATCGGCTACGACAAGGCGGCGGCGCTGTCCAAGGAGGCCTTCAAGAGCGGCCGCACGGTGCGCGACGTGGCCCGTGAGCAGAAGGTGCTGCCCGACGAGGTGCTCAACGAGGTGCTCAACTTCCGGCGCATGACGGAGCCGGAATAGCGGATGCCCACGTACTGGGACTACCTCAAGGTGGAGGAAC from Candidatus Krumholzibacteriia bacterium includes the following:
- a CDS encoding OmpA family protein, which encodes MTGFRKVLPFVLALLVVTAVSAATVSRAGLGDKLKKKAGDTANKAAGDALNKADPSKTTTGESTAPPADGKAAPAETASGSGDISGVSTKFDFVPGDKVLFFDDFTRDELGEFPANWKLKTGTFEVAERNGERWMRCTSSDSDIRMKLPPMPELPEYWTLELDFFCDQPSGNVLTVTGLHDETMVWNAVFPMSGRNLAFTTGEIFSNTPLDGPDVWGRVHHVMFMARGPALKVYVDRQRLANVPEINPEPGAPNGFSFRLWSDRQPMITNVRFAEGNKPVADPFADGKLVTYGIYFDSGSDVVQAESAPVLRQIAAYMEKSPAVKVEITGHTDNQGKEDENLDLSKRRAAAVAKVLSDQFKIAADRFKTDGMGDTRPVSDNARAEGRAMNRRVEFTKL
- a CDS encoding GWxTD domain-containing protein, which translates into the protein MVRIRIVTVLTALVVVAGFAARDAHPTRLKKLSREDVRERSASLSPSLVQEIAALQYLLAPDDLAALLSTPENHRCRTWIDAWWAPRDPDYTSPQNEARVEHEHRVDVAREHFARGAWPGWDDRGEVFIRYGGPASYGRVPADVVAGIYIAAQEYWYYPQFDMFARFTDPTGSGRYFLYLEGVQTPVGARARSDRRNLASEWNPDRPMDYMTVDAEALVFAYLPPPFVEKGYDDFMKRVYRYYDVVEKTPVVYPFDFAAMRVPMNFAVHSFRGGDGVDRVDVNTEFESSVTPPSGDSYSRRFVTTTVFWDAAGHEIVRHARTDSVGTWSLVEDSVCTVVNQTSLTLPPGAYRMAVTVRESGSGRFTSLRRTVGCPDMEETPAMSDLALARAIGAAREASPFNRGPLEVVPRPSACYRLGAPVPVYFEVYHLGTDADGAHSYTVEYAITPMSARPRSIWKRFISHEEPLQVRSLFEAVAPGPDDVVHVSASTQNLWPGEFKLEVTVRDGASSRRVSRATTFRLLEGD
- a CDS encoding class II fumarate hydratase, with translation MSKYRIEKDSLGEMRIPETAYYGAQTARAVENFPISGITFPRHFIRALGIIKRACARANVELGDLDPKIGDAIAAAATEVIEGKLDAEFPLDIYQTGSGTSTNMNANEVIANRAAEIMGKERGHKSIHPNDHVNMSQSSNDVIPTAIHVAAAYAITRELVPALEHLGLTLEAKAEQFDDVVKSGRTHMMDATPVRLGQEFEGYERQVSNAVERASRARDALLELALGGTAVGTGINRRKNFPQTAIKYINEDTGLGFFEAMDHFEAQGAKDACVEASGHMKTMAVSLSKIANDIRLLSSGPRTGIAEITLPSIQPGSSIMPGKINPVICESVTMVSAQVIGNDAAITLGGMGSYLELNVMMPLIAYNLLESVRLLSNVSRVFADKCISGITANESRARELVELNLSTCTALAPKIGYDKAAALSKEAFKSGRTVRDVAREQKVLPDEVLNEVLNFRRMTEPE